GATGCCATGTCCGGCCAGGGCGAAATCACGGCACATCTCCACGGAACTGAAGGTGTATTGGGGTTCGATGTCGACGATGACCTGCCGATTGCCGTTGTGCATGGGCCAACGATGCCCGAACCGTTCGAGCACGATGCAAGGAAGACGATACAGATCCTTTGGCTCCATCGGCATGGGGTGATGCTTGAAGAGTTCGGGGGACGCGTACAAAAAAGGCTCAATGGTCAACAGCTTCCTGGCCACAAGCGGCGGGGCTATGGAAGGCCCGATGAGAAAGGCTACGTCATAGGGATCGATGCGCATATCCACGGGGTATTCCGCGAAGGTCAGGTCCATCCGTATGTCGGGCCAGCGGGCGGCGAAACCGACCAGCATGTCCCGCATGTGATCCTCGTACAGATCCCGGAACATGCAGACGCGCACCAAGCCGGAAGGCTTCTGCATGTTCATCGCCACGAAATCATAGGCTTTGTGTGATTCGTCAAGAATGAATTCGCACCGCTCGATCAAAACCGAGCCGGTATCCGTCAGCTTCACATTGCGCGTGTCCCTGTAAAAGAGCAGCACCCCCATCCGCTCTTCCAGCAATTTGATGCGCCTTGAGAGTGTCGAAGCGCTCATCCCCAATATTTCAGCAGCCTTGGAAAAGCTTTTCTGCCGGGCGACCGCGACCAGAAGTGGGAGGTCAGTCAGAAATTCTTGCATGATTATGCCCATTTTTGGCTTAGAGTTTTCTGTTTAGGCTATTT
Above is a window of Desulfovibrio sp. TomC DNA encoding:
- a CDS encoding LysR family transcriptional regulator — encoded protein: MQEFLTDLPLLVAVARQKSFSKAAEILGMSASTLSRRIKLLEERMGVLLFYRDTRNVKLTDTGSVLIERCEFILDESHKAYDFVAMNMQKPSGLVRVCMFRDLYEDHMRDMLVGFAARWPDIRMDLTFAEYPVDMRIDPYDVAFLIGPSIAPPLVARKLLTIEPFLYASPELFKHHPMPMEPKDLYRLPCIVLERFGHRWPMHNGNRQVIVDIEPQYTFSSVEMCRDFALAGHGIALLRDRLAAPDETAGRLVRVLPQWSGGLEHDVYLVTGPGQLPQRVRLFVDHIQANYASRP